A region from the Thalassophryne amazonica chromosome 2, fThaAma1.1, whole genome shotgun sequence genome encodes:
- the LOC117526024 gene encoding keratinocyte-associated protein 3 codes for MCTFDKDKGPNRLMKKGLALILVGHINLILCAIVHGNILRHISNPSHHITTEYTAVNVISVTSGLLSVTTGIVAIVVSRNLAASKLKTGLLIVSLLNALLSAVCLIMLIMAVGITVAHNGQGLMQGCIDAKFPINARSPISAECPFDTTRIYDTALTLWVTCAVMAAVETTLSVWCFIVGLILKGLACCGTRNKNQVEEEAKLSTHSQPLMRTETSLEV; via the exons ATGTGCACTTTTG ACAAGGACAAGGGGCCAAACAGGCTGATGAAAAAGGGGTTAGCTCTCATCCTGGTTGGCCATATTAACTTAATTCTTTGCGCAATTGTCCATGGAAATATCCTCCGTCATATTTCCAATCCCAGCCATCACATCACCACAGAATACACTGCAGTCAATGTCATCTCTGTCACCTCTGGCCTGCTG AGCGTAACCACTGGTATTGTTGCCATTGTGGTGTCAAGAAATCTTGCGGCCTCTAAACTG AAAACAGGACTTCTTATTGTGTCATTACTGAATGCCTTGCTCTCGGCGGTGTGTTTGATTATGCTCATCATGGCTGTTGGTATCACAGTTGCACACAACGGGCAGGGTTTGATGCAGGGATGCATTGACGCAAAGTTTCCGATTAATGCTCGATCACCCATCAGTGCTGAATGCCCATTTGATACGACAAGAATCTAT GATACTGCACTGACACTTTGGGTGACTTGTGCTGTGATGGCAGCAGTTGAGACCACACTGTCTGTCTGGTGCTTCATTGTTGGATTGATTCTCAAAGGACTGGCATGCTGTGGGACCAGAAACAAGAACCAG GTTGAGGAAGAAGCCAAATTATCGACCCATAGTCAACCCCTGATGAGAACGGAGACCAGCCTTGAGGTCTAa